The following coding sequences are from one Verrucosispora sp. WMMD573 window:
- a CDS encoding ABC transporter ATP-binding protein has protein sequence MTQTTGRLIRRMFWRQRRDTALCAAFWSLHQLCEALVPVAIGLVIDQAVGTGSTSAMAWSVLGIFALFTALTMGWRSGFWFLSRAVTEQSHELRMRVVRRVVGGQGVRTSRQSGELLSIATSDSQSAAELLELGSRGVSALVGLAVSAVVLLRIDWSLGLGLVLGVPVLVLGLNALGPVVGRRTSAQQQAVGRAAATASDLLRGLRPLRGFGGVDEAVGRYRAASRTSLRAGIGTVKAGATFIGASTFTTGLLITVVAALAGWYALAGRITVGQLITIVGLATFLTDPVLNLADCVFRLATARASAARVAEVLAAPERVPAGTRTAQPGTLALDAVHAPGLDGVDLAVSPGELVGIVTAETGTADSVTELLAGSRSPDRGEVRLAGTPMRELDLAWLRRTVLVEPHGVDLFGSTLREVLQTGDDRDDAALRTAMTSAAIGDLLTDGVGFDRELVDHGLNLSGGQRQRLALTRALLADRPVTVFRDPTTAIDAVTEHAIADGIRAYRIGDGRATVLVTTSAPLLDRCDRVVFLHAGQVAAVGRHRDLLADSSYAEVVLR, from the coding sequence ATGACACAGACCACGGGACGACTGATCCGTCGGATGTTCTGGCGGCAGCGTCGCGACACCGCCCTGTGCGCCGCGTTCTGGTCACTGCACCAGCTGTGTGAGGCCCTCGTCCCGGTGGCCATCGGCCTGGTCATCGACCAGGCCGTCGGAACCGGGTCGACCTCGGCGATGGCCTGGTCCGTGCTGGGCATCTTCGCGCTGTTCACCGCCCTCACCATGGGCTGGCGGTCGGGCTTCTGGTTCCTGTCCCGCGCGGTCACCGAGCAGTCGCACGAGTTGCGGATGCGGGTGGTCCGGCGCGTGGTCGGTGGTCAGGGCGTGCGGACCAGCCGCCAGAGCGGCGAGCTGCTCTCGATCGCGACCTCCGACTCCCAGTCCGCCGCCGAGTTGCTCGAACTGGGCAGCCGGGGGGTGAGCGCACTTGTCGGGTTGGCGGTGTCGGCCGTCGTGCTGCTGCGGATCGACTGGTCGCTCGGGCTCGGACTGGTGCTGGGCGTGCCGGTCCTGGTGCTCGGGCTCAACGCGCTGGGGCCGGTCGTGGGCCGCCGCACGTCCGCCCAGCAGCAGGCGGTCGGTCGGGCCGCCGCCACGGCGTCGGACCTGCTGCGTGGGCTGCGGCCACTGCGTGGGTTCGGTGGCGTCGACGAGGCCGTCGGCCGGTACCGCGCGGCCAGTCGTACGTCGCTGCGCGCCGGCATCGGGACGGTCAAGGCCGGCGCCACGTTCATCGGTGCGTCCACCTTCACCACCGGCCTGCTGATCACCGTCGTCGCCGCCCTGGCGGGCTGGTACGCCCTGGCGGGGCGGATCACGGTCGGCCAGCTCATCACGATCGTCGGGCTGGCCACCTTCCTCACCGATCCGGTGCTCAACCTCGCCGACTGCGTCTTCCGGCTGGCCACGGCGCGGGCCAGCGCGGCCCGCGTGGCCGAGGTGCTCGCCGCACCGGAACGGGTGCCCGCCGGGACGCGTACGGCCCAGCCGGGAACGCTGGCCCTCGACGCCGTGCACGCGCCGGGTCTGGACGGCGTCGACCTCGCCGTGTCCCCCGGTGAGCTGGTCGGCATCGTCACCGCGGAGACCGGCACCGCCGACAGCGTCACCGAGCTGCTCGCGGGATCGCGGTCGCCGGACCGGGGCGAGGTGCGGCTGGCCGGTACGCCGATGCGGGAGCTGGATCTCGCCTGGCTGCGTCGGACCGTGCTGGTCGAGCCGCACGGCGTCGACCTGTTCGGCAGCACCCTGCGGGAGGTGCTCCAGACCGGCGACGACCGGGACGACGCCGCCCTGCGCACCGCCATGACCTCGGCCGCCATCGGTGATCTGCTCACCGACGGCGTCGGGTTCGACCGGGAACTCGTCGACCACGGTCTGAACCTTTCCGGCGGCCAGCGGCAGCGGCTCGCCCTGACCCGCGCGCTGCTGGCCGACCGGCCGGTGACCGTCTTCCGCGACCCGACCACGGCGATCGACGCGGTCACCGAGCATGCCATCGCCGATGGCATCCGCGCCTACCGGATCGGCGACGGCCGGGCGACCGTGCTGGTCACCACCAGCGCACCACTGCTCGACCGGTGCGACCGGGTGGTCTTTCTCCACGCCGGCCAGGTGGCGGCGGTCGGGCGGCACCGCGACCTGCTCGCCGACTCGTCGTACGCGGAGGTGGTGCTGCGATGA
- the nudC gene encoding NAD(+) diphosphatase: protein MVFHGLAYTATTHDRAASLRADPARVADLLDRDDSQVLPMWRDRPLLTADGRPVRLTGPPARTLMAAAGQTALLGLDGARASFAADLSEVEETEALRLATAHGSADLRALATTLPEPLAATLAYARGLLYWNRHARYCGTCGATTASADAGHLRVCQGPDCGRQLFPRIEPAVIVLVEGPGPQPRCLLARHHGAGSNAFSLLAGFVEIGESLEGAVRREVGEEAGVKVGTVTYQGSQGWPFPAGLMVGFVARAVDEAIAVDGRELVEARWFTRTEIVERVLDGPGSGPVDSIGGRLLRSWAGLDRPPLPHAEV from the coding sequence ATGGTGTTTCACGGTCTCGCGTACACCGCGACAACGCACGACCGGGCGGCGAGCCTGCGCGCCGACCCGGCTCGGGTCGCCGACCTGCTCGACCGCGACGACAGCCAGGTGCTGCCCATGTGGCGCGACCGGCCACTGCTGACGGCCGACGGCAGGCCGGTGCGGCTCACCGGTCCGCCCGCACGCACGCTAATGGCGGCGGCCGGTCAGACCGCCCTGCTCGGCCTCGACGGCGCCAGGGCGAGCTTCGCCGCCGACCTCAGCGAGGTCGAGGAGACCGAGGCACTGCGCCTGGCTACCGCGCACGGCAGCGCTGACCTGCGCGCGCTGGCCACCACCCTGCCCGAGCCACTCGCCGCGACCCTGGCGTACGCGCGCGGCCTGCTCTACTGGAACCGGCACGCCAGATACTGCGGCACCTGCGGCGCGACCACGGCCAGCGCCGACGCCGGTCACCTGCGGGTCTGCCAGGGCCCCGACTGCGGTCGCCAGTTGTTCCCCCGCATCGAACCCGCCGTCATCGTGCTGGTGGAAGGCCCCGGTCCGCAGCCACGCTGCCTGCTCGCCCGGCATCACGGCGCGGGCTCGAACGCCTTCTCGCTGCTCGCCGGCTTCGTCGAGATCGGCGAGAGCCTGGAGGGCGCCGTCCGCCGCGAGGTCGGCGAGGAGGCTGGTGTGAAGGTGGGCACGGTCACCTACCAGGGTTCCCAGGGATGGCCGTTTCCCGCCGGCCTCATGGTCGGCTTCGTCGCCCGGGCCGTCGACGAGGCGATCGCCGTGGACGGGCGCGAACTCGTCGAGGCCCGATGGTTCACCCGAACCGAGATCGTCGAACGCGTCCTCGACGGTCCCGGCTCGGGGCCGGTGGATTCCATCGGCGGTCGACTGCTGCGTTCCTGGGCCGGGCTCGACCGCCCGCCACTTCCGCATGCCGAGGTCTGA
- a CDS encoding LLM class flavin-dependent oxidoreductase: MTRLVGVGLQSDKSADEYAVLAELAERHGFDVLSVFGDLMYQPPLFPLLVAARHTRRIRLGAACLNPFTLHPVEVAGQVAALDLASHGRAYLGLARGTWLQQVGVAQARPLRRIAETVQIVRRLLAGDDSGFVGREFTVAPGTALRYTPARSDVPVLVGTWGQQTARSAAAYADEVKVGGSANPAMAKTMRAWLDEAASGRDTGVVLGAVTVVDTDGALARRMARTEVAMYLAVVAALDPTVEVDPELLARIQRHVTRREDDLAGALIGDDLLDLFAFSGTPEQVAAQAAAVFDAGASRVEFGTPHGLTPQRGIDLLGRRVLPLLRD; this comes from the coding sequence GTGACCCGCCTGGTGGGTGTCGGCCTCCAGTCGGACAAGTCCGCCGACGAGTACGCCGTGCTGGCCGAGCTGGCCGAACGGCACGGCTTCGACGTGCTGTCGGTCTTCGGTGACCTGATGTACCAGCCGCCGCTCTTCCCGCTGCTGGTGGCCGCCCGGCACACCCGCCGGATCCGGCTCGGCGCGGCCTGCCTCAACCCGTTCACCCTGCACCCGGTGGAGGTGGCCGGCCAGGTGGCCGCCCTCGACCTGGCCTCGCACGGCCGCGCGTACCTCGGCCTGGCCCGGGGCACCTGGCTCCAGCAGGTAGGGGTGGCGCAGGCCCGGCCGCTGCGGCGCATCGCCGAGACGGTGCAGATCGTCCGGCGGCTGCTCGCCGGTGACGACAGTGGTTTCGTCGGCCGCGAGTTCACCGTCGCGCCCGGTACCGCGCTGCGGTACACCCCGGCCCGATCGGACGTGCCGGTGCTGGTGGGCACCTGGGGCCAGCAGACCGCGCGGTCCGCCGCCGCGTACGCCGACGAGGTGAAGGTCGGCGGGTCGGCGAATCCCGCGATGGCCAAGACGATGCGGGCGTGGCTGGACGAGGCGGCCTCGGGCCGGGACACCGGGGTGGTGCTCGGCGCGGTCACCGTGGTCGACACCGACGGCGCGCTGGCTCGCCGGATGGCCCGCACCGAGGTCGCCATGTACCTCGCCGTGGTGGCCGCCCTCGATCCCACCGTCGAGGTCGACCCGGAGTTGCTGGCCCGCATCCAGCGACACGTCACCCGTCGCGAGGACGACCTGGCCGGCGCGCTGATCGGTGACGACCTGCTCGACCTGTTCGCGTTCTCCGGTACGCCCGAGCAGGTCGCCGCGCAGGCCGCAGCGGTCTTCGACGCCGGGGCGAGCCGGGTGGAGTTCGGCACCCCGCACGGCTTGACCCCGCAGCGCGGGATCGACCTGCTGGGCCGGCGGGTGTTGCCGCTGCTGCGCGACTGA
- a CDS encoding nuclear transport factor 2 family protein — MSIDELTSTITDMYRSLGDRSAFDAHLHPDLTIWESDADRLLTGLAALDALRDRRAAEATGPAPVTVAPEQLHAESWDDTGLVRYVLRARHADDRADVCFRVTDVLRRDDAGWRIVHHHAEAVR, encoded by the coding sequence ATGAGTATCGACGAACTCACCAGCACGATCACCGACATGTACCGATCACTGGGGGATCGGTCCGCCTTCGACGCTCACCTGCACCCCGACCTGACCATCTGGGAGTCCGACGCCGATCGGCTGCTCACCGGGCTGGCCGCGCTGGACGCGCTGCGCGACCGCCGGGCCGCCGAGGCGACCGGACCGGCACCGGTCACGGTCGCCCCGGAACAGCTGCACGCCGAGTCGTGGGACGACACCGGGCTGGTCCGGTACGTGCTGCGGGCCCGGCACGCCGACGACCGAGCGGACGTCTGCTTCCGGGTCACCGACGTGCTGCGGCGCGACGACGCGGGTTGGCGGATCGTGCACCACCACGCGGAGGCCGTGCGATGA
- a CDS encoding CotH kinase family protein, which translates to MYAARNTSTAHDLPVVLIDSYGAGRPDREYFDATTMIFEPGGGSTSLAAAPTVATRAGFRLRGQSSAMFAKTPFRLEFWDNEDDDADYPVLGMPADSDWVLRGPFSDKALIREAFVYDLGRQMGLPAPRYAFAEFYLNTDAGPVGADDYMGVYMLVETIKNSKDRLDLKQLREDDRSLPKITGGYIWKFEWMAAEEPTLPCTGPAATCWNYLEVADPSPLQPEQRDWLRNHIQEFHNVLRAPNFADPVSGYRAYIDVPSFIDQLIINELSREMDSYIRSAYFYKDRDTKIFAGPLWDYDLTFGVGGFFQNDQTAGWQYQQIRQPLANDWYTQLMRDPAFVNEVRLRWQALRRGPLSDASLQSRIDSLSAPLTAAAQRNFQRWPNLSTRNVGPFITPTAPTWQGQVQFMRDWMLRRAAWLDSTAGWGGSTTPPPTNPPPTTPPPTTPPPSTPPPTTPPPGAGGCTATYTVTNQWSGGFQGEVRVTAGGSAIRGWTVTWTYPAGQTVTQAWNATVTSQGSAVTARNVSYNGNLGAGASTTFGFLGSTTGAPSTPTPTCTAS; encoded by the coding sequence ATGTACGCCGCCCGCAACACCAGCACCGCACACGACCTTCCGGTCGTGCTGATCGACTCGTACGGCGCCGGGCGGCCTGACCGGGAGTACTTCGACGCCACCACGATGATCTTCGAGCCGGGCGGCGGCAGCACCTCCCTGGCCGCCGCACCCACCGTGGCCACCCGGGCAGGTTTCCGGCTGCGCGGGCAGTCGTCGGCGATGTTCGCCAAGACGCCGTTCCGGCTGGAGTTCTGGGACAACGAGGACGACGACGCCGACTACCCGGTGCTCGGCATGCCGGCCGACTCCGACTGGGTGCTGCGCGGGCCGTTCAGCGACAAGGCGCTGATCCGGGAGGCGTTCGTCTACGACCTCGGGCGGCAGATGGGCCTGCCGGCCCCCCGGTACGCCTTCGCGGAGTTCTACCTGAACACCGACGCCGGCCCGGTCGGCGCCGACGACTACATGGGCGTCTACATGCTCGTCGAGACGATCAAGAACTCCAAGGACCGTCTCGACCTCAAGCAGCTACGTGAAGACGACCGGAGCCTGCCGAAGATCACCGGCGGCTACATCTGGAAGTTCGAGTGGATGGCCGCCGAGGAGCCGACGTTGCCCTGCACCGGGCCGGCGGCGACCTGCTGGAACTACCTTGAGGTCGCCGACCCGTCGCCGTTGCAGCCAGAGCAACGCGACTGGTTGCGCAACCACATCCAGGAGTTCCACAACGTGCTGCGGGCACCCAACTTCGCCGACCCGGTCAGCGGCTACCGGGCGTACATCGACGTGCCCTCCTTCATCGACCAGCTCATTATCAACGAGCTGAGCCGGGAGATGGACTCTTACATCCGCAGCGCGTACTTCTACAAGGACCGCGACACCAAGATCTTCGCCGGCCCGCTCTGGGACTACGACCTCACCTTCGGCGTGGGCGGCTTCTTCCAGAACGACCAGACCGCCGGCTGGCAGTACCAACAGATCCGCCAACCGCTGGCCAACGACTGGTACACGCAGTTGATGCGCGACCCGGCCTTCGTCAACGAGGTGCGGCTGCGCTGGCAGGCGCTGCGCCGGGGGCCGCTCTCCGACGCGTCGTTGCAGTCCCGCATCGACAGCCTCAGCGCGCCGCTGACCGCCGCCGCGCAGCGCAACTTCCAGCGCTGGCCGAACCTGAGCACCCGAAACGTCGGGCCCTTCATCACGCCCACCGCGCCGACCTGGCAGGGGCAGGTCCAGTTCATGCGGGACTGGATGCTGCGCCGCGCGGCCTGGCTGGACTCGACCGCCGGCTGGGGTGGATCCACCACGCCGCCACCGACCAACCCACCGCCCACGACCCCACCGCCGACCACCCCACCGCCCAGCACGCCGCCGCCCACCACGCCGCCACCCGGCGCAGGCGGCTGCACCGCCACCTACACGGTGACCAATCAGTGGTCCGGCGGCTTCCAGGGCGAGGTACGGGTCACCGCGGGCGGCTCGGCGATCCGCGGCTGGACCGTGACCTGGACGTACCCGGCCGGGCAGACGGTCACCCAGGCATGGAACGCCACAGTCACCAGCCAGGGATCGGCGGTGACCGCCCGCAACGTCAGCTACAACGGCAACCTCGGCGCGGGCGCCAGCACTACGTTCGGTTTCCTCGGCTCGACCACCGGCGCACCCAGCACACCCACGCCGACCTGCACGGCGAGCTGA
- a CDS encoding ABC transporter ATP-binding protein, producing MTPGATILPVATGRAAFTAFWRALRRYPALAWMSVTTATAASVAAVGVPILLGRLVDLVVAGETVGALLLTSALILGAGLAAAVLTGAANWLVTEWGMRACADLREEVLDRALRMEATRLESAGSGDVASRVTEDVERVTDSVRLAAGIFTALVTVVITFAGFATLDWRIAAAFLVVFPVYVLSLRRFVPQAKRLYAAEREAAAVRTQSLLTTFTGARTVHAYGMRDRQSRRVEQTSRDAVDARLRAVRGFLWFANTMNYAEALGLSAVLLTGFLLVRAGDSTVGDVTAAALLFHRLFGPLGLLLMSFNDIQSAGAALARLVGISGLDVPTTRPAGPVSGWLPTSITAKSVWHRYPGGPAVVQDVSIEIAEGESLAIVGESGAGKTTLAAILGGVFPAAEGEVWLGDRRIGELDPAELRRTVGVVTQEVHVFAGTLADDLRLAAPGASDEDLHAALRLVGADGWVTALPDGLSTRVGDGEHPLTAGQAQQVALARIALLDPPIVVLDEASAEAGSAGARQLERASAALIRGRTAVVVAHRLSQAHTCDRIAVLAHGRIVELGTPDELVAAGGRYAELWSAWRR from the coding sequence ATGACCCCCGGCGCGACAATTCTGCCGGTGGCGACCGGCCGCGCGGCGTTCACCGCCTTCTGGCGTGCCCTGCGGCGCTATCCGGCACTCGCCTGGATGTCGGTGACCACGGCCACAGCGGCGAGTGTCGCGGCCGTCGGCGTGCCGATCCTGCTCGGCCGGCTGGTCGACCTGGTGGTGGCCGGTGAAACCGTCGGCGCACTGCTGCTGACCTCGGCGCTGATCCTCGGCGCGGGCCTGGCCGCCGCGGTCCTCACCGGCGCCGCCAACTGGCTGGTCACCGAGTGGGGCATGCGTGCCTGCGCCGATCTCCGCGAGGAGGTGCTCGATCGGGCGCTGCGGATGGAAGCTACCCGGCTGGAGAGCGCCGGTTCCGGCGACGTGGCGTCCCGGGTCACCGAGGACGTGGAACGGGTGACCGACTCGGTACGGCTGGCGGCGGGAATCTTCACCGCACTGGTCACCGTCGTCATCACCTTCGCCGGTTTCGCCACCCTCGACTGGCGCATCGCCGCCGCGTTCCTGGTCGTCTTCCCGGTGTACGTGCTGAGCCTGCGCCGTTTCGTGCCGCAGGCGAAACGGTTGTACGCCGCCGAGCGGGAAGCCGCGGCGGTGCGTACGCAGAGCCTGCTGACCACCTTCACCGGTGCTCGGACGGTGCACGCGTACGGTATGCGGGACCGCCAGAGCCGACGGGTCGAGCAGACCTCCCGGGACGCGGTCGACGCCCGCCTGCGCGCGGTGCGCGGTTTCCTCTGGTTCGCCAACACGATGAACTACGCGGAGGCGCTCGGACTGAGCGCGGTGCTGCTCACCGGCTTCCTGCTGGTGCGCGCGGGCGACAGCACGGTCGGCGACGTCACCGCCGCGGCGTTGCTGTTCCACCGGCTCTTCGGTCCGCTCGGCCTGCTGCTGATGTCGTTCAACGACATCCAGTCGGCCGGTGCGGCGCTCGCCCGGCTCGTCGGCATCTCCGGACTCGACGTACCCACGACGCGGCCGGCCGGGCCGGTCTCCGGGTGGTTGCCCACGAGCATCACCGCCAAGTCGGTGTGGCACCGCTACCCCGGCGGCCCCGCCGTCGTGCAGGACGTCTCGATCGAGATCGCCGAGGGTGAGTCGTTGGCGATCGTCGGCGAGAGCGGAGCCGGTAAGACGACCCTCGCGGCCATCCTCGGTGGCGTCTTCCCCGCCGCCGAGGGCGAGGTGTGGCTGGGCGACCGTCGGATCGGCGAGCTGGATCCGGCCGAGCTGCGCCGGACCGTCGGCGTGGTCACCCAGGAGGTCCATGTCTTCGCCGGGACCCTCGCCGACGACCTGCGGCTGGCCGCTCCGGGTGCCTCGGATGAGGACCTGCACGCCGCGTTGCGGCTGGTTGGTGCCGACGGTTGGGTCACCGCCCTGCCCGACGGGCTGTCGACCCGGGTCGGCGACGGCGAACACCCGCTCACGGCCGGTCAGGCGCAGCAGGTGGCGCTGGCCCGGATCGCCCTGCTCGATCCACCGATCGTGGTCCTCGACGAGGCCAGCGCCGAGGCCGGCAGCGCGGGAGCCCGACAGCTCGAACGGGCCAGTGCCGCCCTGATCCGGGGCCGCACGGCCGTGGTGGTCGCCCACCGGCTCAGCCAGGCACACACCTGTGACCGGATCGCGGTGCTGGCGCACGGCCGGATCGTGGAACTCGGTACCCCGGACGAGCTGGTCGCGGCCGGCGGCCGGTACGCCGAACTCTGGTCGGCCTGGCGGCGCTGA
- a CDS encoding SDR family oxidoreductase: MRIDLAGRTALVTGSTQGIGRAIAAGLAAAGARVGVNGRSADSVNRALAELGEGDFVAVPADVATADRALAAVEALPDVDILVNSLGIFGAQPAMEITDDDWRRYFEINVLAAIRLTRAYLPGMRERGWGRIQYIASDSAVVIPAEMIHYGVSKTALLGVSRGFAKEAAGSGVTVNSVIAGPTHTGGVEQFVRSLVGDDLPWEEAQREFMLRHRPQSLLQRLIEPAEIANLVVYLSSPLASATTGAAVRVDGGYVDAILP, encoded by the coding sequence ATGCGAATAGATCTTGCTGGCCGCACCGCGCTCGTCACCGGTTCGACCCAGGGCATCGGCCGGGCCATCGCCGCCGGGCTGGCCGCGGCCGGAGCCCGGGTGGGGGTCAACGGACGCTCTGCCGACTCGGTGAACCGCGCCCTGGCCGAGCTGGGCGAGGGTGACTTCGTCGCGGTACCGGCCGACGTCGCCACGGCCGACAGGGCGCTCGCGGCCGTCGAGGCTCTCCCCGACGTCGACATCCTGGTCAACAGCCTCGGCATCTTCGGCGCCCAGCCCGCCATGGAGATCACCGACGACGACTGGCGGCGGTACTTCGAGATCAACGTGCTGGCGGCGATCCGGTTGACCCGGGCGTACCTGCCGGGGATGCGCGAGCGTGGCTGGGGTCGGATCCAGTACATCGCGAGCGACTCCGCGGTGGTGATCCCGGCCGAGATGATCCACTACGGGGTGTCCAAGACCGCCCTGCTGGGCGTGTCCCGAGGCTTCGCCAAGGAGGCCGCCGGGTCGGGGGTCACGGTGAACAGCGTCATCGCCGGGCCCACCCACACCGGCGGGGTCGAGCAGTTCGTCCGCTCACTGGTCGGCGACGACCTGCCCTGGGAGGAGGCGCAGCGGGAGTTCATGCTCCGGCACCGCCCGCAGTCGCTGCTGCAACGGCTCATCGAGCCAGCCGAGATCGCGAACCTGGTCGTCTACCTGTCGTCGCCGCTGGCCTCGGCCACCACCGGCGCGGCGGTACGAGTGGACGGTGGTTACGTCGACGCCATCCTGCCCTGA
- a CDS encoding DUF885 domain-containing protein encodes MTDITTVADGYLSALATLDPEAAEAAGRTPQWRLTDLSPDGFDARVELARATATAVVTATVTGPADRALAGALADRLASEVALHDAGFTTRLLAPLATPVHLARQVFDNLPRSTTGDWAVVADHLHRLPTTLDQYAATLRRSAQRGQVVARRQVLTVAAQCSAWVDADFFGKLLAGHPSGPLAGRLIEGARRATAATAKFAMFLRTELAPAATEVDGVGRDLYQITARAFLGATVDLNELYAYGWAELARTAAELRAAAADCGHPDVAAARTALDADPDGRVPVGPPLEDWLTRRTALTTDLLDGTHFDIPAATRRVVCRISPATSGVMYYTPPDAQLTRPGGIWWSVPSGESTVPVWRHVGTLCHEGLPGHHLQHAITLTTADLHPWQRTLCHVHGYAEGWAHYAERLADELGLYAGPAERLGMLDGQMWRAARVVIDLGLHLDLPIPADNGFTDASRWSHPAAVDLLTRVAGLDAATARFEVDRYLGWPAQALAFKVGARLWQQTRRDAERRAGPTFDRKRFHHAALALGPMGLDPLRERLTETFRPAAASLDRK; translated from the coding sequence ATGACCGACATCACCACGGTCGCCGACGGGTACCTGAGCGCCCTCGCCACGCTCGACCCGGAGGCCGCCGAGGCGGCCGGGCGTACGCCGCAATGGCGGCTGACCGACCTGTCGCCGGACGGCTTCGACGCCCGCGTCGAGCTGGCCCGCGCGACCGCGACCGCCGTGGTTACCGCCACGGTCACCGGCCCGGCCGACCGTGCTCTCGCCGGTGCCCTGGCCGACCGGCTGGCCAGCGAGGTGGCGCTGCACGACGCCGGTTTCACCACCCGGCTGCTCGCCCCGCTGGCCACTCCGGTGCACCTGGCCCGGCAGGTCTTCGACAACTTGCCCCGGAGCACCACCGGGGACTGGGCCGTGGTCGCGGATCACCTGCACCGGCTGCCCACCACCCTCGACCAGTACGCCGCCACGCTGCGCCGCTCGGCCCAGCGTGGCCAGGTGGTCGCCCGCCGGCAGGTGCTGACCGTCGCCGCTCAGTGCTCCGCCTGGGTCGACGCCGACTTCTTCGGCAAACTCCTCGCCGGGCACCCGAGCGGGCCGCTGGCCGGGCGGTTGATCGAGGGGGCCCGGCGGGCCACCGCCGCCACGGCGAAGTTCGCCATGTTCCTGCGTACCGAACTGGCTCCCGCCGCCACCGAAGTCGACGGCGTGGGCCGCGACCTTTACCAGATCACCGCCCGCGCCTTCCTCGGCGCCACAGTCGACCTGAACGAGTTGTACGCGTACGGCTGGGCGGAGCTGGCCCGCACCGCCGCCGAACTGCGGGCGGCGGCGGCCGACTGCGGTCACCCGGACGTGGCTGCCGCCCGGACGGCGCTGGATGCCGACCCGGACGGGCGGGTACCGGTCGGTCCGCCCCTTGAAGACTGGCTGACCCGGCGGACCGCGCTGACCACCGATCTGCTCGACGGGACACACTTCGACATCCCAGCCGCCACCCGCCGGGTGGTGTGCCGGATCAGTCCCGCCACCTCCGGGGTCATGTACTACACCCCACCCGACGCGCAACTGACCCGCCCGGGCGGCATCTGGTGGTCGGTGCCGTCGGGGGAGTCGACGGTGCCGGTGTGGCGGCACGTCGGCACGCTCTGCCACGAAGGGCTGCCCGGTCACCACCTCCAGCACGCCATCACGCTCACCACCGCCGACCTGCACCCGTGGCAGCGCACGCTGTGCCACGTGCACGGGTACGCCGAGGGCTGGGCGCACTACGCCGAACGGCTCGCCGACGAACTCGGCCTCTACGCCGGCCCGGCGGAACGGCTCGGCATGCTGGACGGGCAGATGTGGCGGGCCGCCCGCGTGGTCATCGACCTCGGCCTGCACCTCGACCTGCCGATTCCGGCCGACAACGGCTTCACCGACGCGTCCCGCTGGAGCCACCCGGCGGCCGTGGACCTGCTCACCAGGGTCGCCGGGCTGGACGCCGCCACCGCCCGGTTCGAAGTCGACCGCTATCTCGGTTGGCCGGCGCAGGCGCTCGCCTTCAAGGTCGGTGCGCGGCTGTGGCAGCAGACCCGCCGGGACGCCGAGCGCCGTGCCGGCCCCACCTTCGACCGCAAACGGTTCCACCACGCGGCGCTGGCGCTCGGGCCGATGGGCCTGGATCCGCTGCGTGAGCGCCTCACCGAGACGTTCCGACCCGCTGCCGCCTCCCTCGACCGGAAGTGA
- a CDS encoding TIGR04076 family protein, translating into MSDDQPTTDVYDLRVVVERIEGRSVCGMKPGDHVELTESCRLRIPEGQHFCLYALAACLPLLPAKQRALDDGDWMARDSHVACPDPEERLIMRIERTGRRQIPTEELT; encoded by the coding sequence ATGAGTGACGACCAGCCCACCACCGACGTCTACGACCTGCGGGTCGTGGTGGAGCGCATCGAGGGACGCTCGGTGTGCGGCATGAAGCCGGGCGACCACGTGGAGCTGACCGAATCGTGCCGGTTGCGCATTCCCGAGGGCCAGCACTTCTGCCTGTACGCGCTCGCCGCGTGCCTGCCGCTGCTGCCGGCCAAGCAGCGGGCCCTGGACGACGGGGACTGGATGGCCCGGGACAGCCACGTCGCCTGCCCCGACCCGGAGGAGCGGCTCATCATGCGCATCGAGCGCACCGGACGGCGGCAGATCCCCACCGAGGAGCTGACGTGA